The genomic window ATTATGATATTTATCAAGTGAACGATGACAAGTCTCGCTCTTTTATTGGTGCAACATTATCAACCACTCATTATATTAATGCATTAGAAAGAGTAGGAGAATCCAATAAAACAACACTTGAAGTTGTGCCTGTTGATGTATTTGGTAAAAGAGGCAAACAAACAGAAAAAATCATTTTGGAATGGCCTGATAATAGTTTACCAAAAGCTGACTTTACAGCTTCTCAAACATTAATTGCACCAGGTAAAAAAGTAACATTTACTAACCAATCAACAGACAATGCTGAGGAACTTGTTTGGGAATTTGAGGGGGGCGACATAAAATCTAGCACGAAAGAAAATCCCGTTGTAATCTTTGATAAAGAAGGAAGTTATAAAGTTAAATTAACAGCTAAAAATAAATCTGGTGAGTCAGTGATGGAACAAGAAAAATTCATTGTTGTTAGCAACGAAATCAAAGATGAACTTGAAAAGTTATCAACAAAAGATAGTCAAGTTGAAGCATCATCATTTATTAATGATGGTGAAGCCCCACAATTTGTTTTAGATGGTAATTTAGAGACAAAATGGTGTGCAGTTGGTTCAGCACCACATGATATTACAATTGATTTAGGTGCTGTTAAAACAGTAAGTCAAGTAAACATGTTTCATGCAGAGGCAGGTGGAGAAAGTCCAGATATGAACTCAAAAGCTTATAAAATCGAAGTGAGTGAAGATGGAAAAGAGTTCAAACAAGTTAAGCGTGTTATTAGTAATGCTTCTGCTGAAACAACAGATACCTTTGCACCAGTTAAAGCACAATATGTTCGTATTACGCTTGATAAGCCAAGTCAAGGGGCTGATTCGGCTGCCAGAATATATGGAGTAGATATACTAGGGATGAAATAGTAAAAATTTATTTTTCATAAACACATAGAGATAAATGTTGATAAAATAAAAATACGACTACTTGTTTTAATTAAAACCATTGAAACAAATAGTCGTATTTTTTTATTATAAATAATTCAGATTATATCTTGATGCGTGTTTATTTTAGGTTTATTAATAATATGCTATTTTGTTTTAAAGTCTGATTTTAACAGACTGTATTTATTCATCGTCACAAATTTGTTTTGTCTAAATAGATCTTCTCGCTCAATACCATCTAAGTAAAATCCTACCTTTTTAGCAACTAAGTTACTTGCCGTATTTGTTTCCTCAGCAAGAATAATCAATTTGTTAAGTTTTAATTTATCGAATGCTAGTTGGCAAATTTTATTTACGCAGTCACTGGTAATATTATTTCTCGTGTAATCTTTATCTAACCAATAGCCAATTTCAGCTTTTTTATGTGTCATATCAATATTATGTAAATCAATACAACCGATTATTTTATCATTATCAGTTATAAAAAAGACATTTTCTTTTCCTTGTGCTTCCTGGGAAATAGATCGTTTTATAAAATTCTCGCTATCTTTTACTTCTTTAGTAAGACTAACAAAATCTAAAAATTCAGCTAAATGTTCACTATTTTTTTGAACTAAATTGAAAAATTCGTTAGACATATTGATTTCTGGTTTGACTAAACTAACTTTATGGTTAACAGGTAACTTGAAATATAGCATAGGCACCACGTCCTTTTCTTTTTTGTCATTATACCATAAGTTTTATTTAACAAATAAATAACTAGCTGATGATTTATAGAGATTAAATTCTTTATTATTTTATTAAGAAACTAATATATTAATAGTAAAAAAAACCTTAATTAACGAATGGTTTCTCCTTGTAAAACGCTTATAAACAGATAGTTCGTTTTATAACCGAACGTTTTTAGATATAAAAGCTAGTTTCGTTAAACTTTACATATATTTTACATAAACTTTACAAATGGAATTTATACTTTGATTAGTCAGCAAAATAACTGACAAAGAAAAGGAGAGAAAGAAATGAGAAAGTCTAGGTTCACTTCGCGTTTGTTGCTAGTTCTAGCAAGCGCAATGTTTGTTTCTGTTTCAGTTGGAGCTGAAACAGCACTTGATAAAGCACCGGAGATAAACGCTTCAAGTGTGGCAATCAATCATAAGAAAGTGTTGTTTGATAACACACATGGTCAAACAGCAGGAGCGGCAGATTGGGTAATTGATGGTGCTTTTTCTGATTTTGCAAACGCTTTAGCAAATAAAGGGTATTTTGTGAAAGAATTAAGAAAAACAACCCCTATTACTTTAGATGACTTAAAAGAATATGATGTCTTTGTTTTACCTGAAGCTAATATTCCTTATAAAGTTGGTGAACAACAAGCTATCGCAGATTACGTGAGCCAAGGCGGGGCAGTATTTTATATAGCTGATCACTATAACGCCGATCGAAATAAAAATCGTATTGATTCAAGTGAGGCTTTTAATGGTTATCGTCGTGGAGCATATCATGATATGACAAAAGACATGAGTGCAGAAGAAAAAAATTCTGACGCAATGAAAGATGTTAAAAGTAGTGATTGGTTAAGTGATACGTTTGGTATTCGTTTTAGATATAATGCTTTAGATAATATAGATAACAACAAACAAGAGTGGATTATTGAAGAGGCATTTGGTATTACAAAAGATGTGAAAAAGGTTGGTTTACATGCTGGAAGTACGCTAGCCATTACAGATAATACAAGAGCAAAAGGTTTAGTCTACCCACCAAAAGGCTTAACAAGTGCTCATAAATGGGGACACGCAGTTGACGATGGTGTTTATAATGGTGGTGGTATTGAAGAAGGTCCATATATTGCTATTAGTAAACGTGATAATGGTAAAGCGGCCTTTTTAGGCGATACATCATTAGTTGAAGATGCTTCTCCAAAATATTTAAGAGAAGAAAACGGTAAATCGAAAAAAACATATGATGGGTTTAAAGAAGCAGATGATGCCAAAATTTTAATGCAGTTGGTTAATTGGTTAGCTGAAAAAGAAACATATAAAAACTTTACTCAAAGTGATATTGTTTTATCAGAAATGACTAAGATACATGACTATGAACAACCAGAAAAAACGACTGAACCCCAAAATGAACCATGGGCGGCTCCACAAGCTGGATATAAATGGTTTGATTCTTCGACGTTTGCTCCTGGAAGTTTTGGTTCAGCTGATAAAGCACCAGCACAACCAAGAACAACCGTTGTCTTTACAGATAAACCTGTTGCTAATCAATTAAACAAAGCGACAATCACGATGGAAGGTTTAACACCAAATTCAGAAGTTAAAGATTATCAGTTTGGTGTTTATACACCAACAGCTCAGAATGGGTTTGAACTTGGAAATCAAGTAGCTAAAACAAAAATTGCTGACGGACAACTAAGTGAAAAAATTGGTTATTCTGATAAGTTCTCAGTGAAAGCTGATAGTAAAGGAACAGCAAGCGTTGAGGTTTCTTATTTTGTTGAATTTGACGGAGAGTATAATTTCCGAGTAAAACTTGGTAAAAACAATGTTCTAACTCAAAGTATCAGAATAGAAAAAGAGTCGGACACGCCACCAACGCCAGAAGATAAACCATCACTTGATTATAATATTATTGGACAAATTAAGTTCAATAAATCTGATGGTGTAGTGAAACCAGTTGACCCTGAAAATCCTAATGACACCTTAACACCAGTCAATCCTGATGGAACAGATACTAAACCAGGAACAGGTGGATTATTATCAATTGATTATGCATCTAATTTTTCTTTCGGTCAGCCAATGATTGAAACAACATTAAAAAATTACGGTGCATTTGCACAACGCTTTAAAGATAGTGATGTATTAAGAGGTAATTACGTACAAGTCAGTGATAAACGTGGTTCACAAGCTGGATGGGTGTTACAAATTGTACAGGATAATCAATTTAAATCATCTAACAATGATGAATTAACGGGTGCAAAATTAGTACTTGGTAACGGAAATATCCAATCTCCAAACATGTTACAAGAAGGTTTTGATGTAAAAACAATGCCAGTACATACTGCCTCATCTCTAAAAGCAACTGACTCCAGCTTAACAGGTGGGCTTGAATTAATTCCAGGGCAAAGTCATATCGTCTTAAAAGCTGATAAAGGTCAAGGTATGGGAACATGGGTACTTTCTTACGGACAGTCGAAAGATGGAAATATTGGGTTGTTAAACGATAACACACCACATAAATCATCTGTTATCTTAAGTGTGCCAAGTACAGCTAATCCTAAAGAAGCGTTGTATGAATCAAGTATTACTTATAAATTATCAATGGTGCCAACACCATAATGATACTATCGTTCGATGGAGTAAGATTATTCTTATTCCATCGAATTTAAGTTTATTGTAAGGAGAGTTTTAATGAAACACGTACTAAAAAAAATTTTTGTCTTGCTATTATTTTTTATGATTACGTTGT from Vagococcus martis includes these protein-coding regions:
- a CDS encoding GNAT family N-acetyltransferase, producing MLYFKLPVNHKVSLVKPEINMSNEFFNLVQKNSEHLAEFLDFVSLTKEVKDSENFIKRSISQEAQGKENVFFITDNDKIIGCIDLHNIDMTHKKAEIGYWLDKDYTRNNITSDCVNKICQLAFDKLKLNKLIILAEETNTASNLVAKKVGFYLDGIEREDLFRQNKFVTMNKYSLLKSDFKTK
- a CDS encoding WxL domain-containing protein, whose protein sequence is MRKSRFTSRLLLVLASAMFVSVSVGAETALDKAPEINASSVAINHKKVLFDNTHGQTAGAADWVIDGAFSDFANALANKGYFVKELRKTTPITLDDLKEYDVFVLPEANIPYKVGEQQAIADYVSQGGAVFYIADHYNADRNKNRIDSSEAFNGYRRGAYHDMTKDMSAEEKNSDAMKDVKSSDWLSDTFGIRFRYNALDNIDNNKQEWIIEEAFGITKDVKKVGLHAGSTLAITDNTRAKGLVYPPKGLTSAHKWGHAVDDGVYNGGGIEEGPYIAISKRDNGKAAFLGDTSLVEDASPKYLREENGKSKKTYDGFKEADDAKILMQLVNWLAEKETYKNFTQSDIVLSEMTKIHDYEQPEKTTEPQNEPWAAPQAGYKWFDSSTFAPGSFGSADKAPAQPRTTVVFTDKPVANQLNKATITMEGLTPNSEVKDYQFGVYTPTAQNGFELGNQVAKTKIADGQLSEKIGYSDKFSVKADSKGTASVEVSYFVEFDGEYNFRVKLGKNNVLTQSIRIEKESDTPPTPEDKPSLDYNIIGQIKFNKSDGVVKPVDPENPNDTLTPVNPDGTDTKPGTGGLLSIDYASNFSFGQPMIETTLKNYGAFAQRFKDSDVLRGNYVQVSDKRGSQAGWVLQIVQDNQFKSSNNDELTGAKLVLGNGNIQSPNMLQEGFDVKTMPVHTASSLKATDSSLTGGLELIPGQSHIVLKADKGQGMGTWVLSYGQSKDGNIGLLNDNTPHKSSVILSVPSTANPKEALYESSITYKLSMVPTP